From the genome of Impatiens glandulifera chromosome 9, dImpGla2.1, whole genome shotgun sequence, one region includes:
- the LOC124915132 gene encoding calmodulin-like protein 3, with amino-acid sequence MWIALALLVILFLLSLIYTLSKHQFPLNFLRNLAQYDSTRTDDDHKKTNRPELAAVFATFDRNKDGLITKQELAESLRGSGMEMSDEDISDEFKKVDSNGDGLIDLEEFCGIFESKEINKGEGEKGDEELRGAFDVFDGNGDGLITVEELGLMMSSLGFIKEGNSLNKCREMIKSVDKDGDGMVNFEEFKKMMMISKSRTGIVSPS; translated from the coding sequence ATGTGGATTGCCCTAGCACTTCTGGTTATTCTCTTCCTATTGAGTTTAATCTACACACTTTCAAAGCATCAATTCCCACTTAACTTCCTCCGAAACCTAGCTCAATATGACTCCACAAGAACAGATGATGATCATAAGAAGACAAACAGGCCTGAGCTAGCAGCTGTTTTCGCTACATTTGACAGAAACAAAGACGGGTTGATAACAAAACAAGAACTTGCTGAGTCACTACGAGGGAGCGGAATGGAAATGAGCGACGAAGATATTTCAGATGAATTCAAGAAGGTGGACTCCAATGGAGATGGGCTGATTGATCTTGAAGAGTTCTGTGGGATTTTTGAGTCTAAAGAGATCAATAAAGGTGAGGGAGAGAAAGGAGATGAAGAATTGAGAGGAGCTTTTGATGTGTTTGATGGAAATGGAGATGGATTGATAACAGTGGAGGAACTGGGATTAATGATGTCTTCATTAGGGTTCATCAAGGAAGGGAATAGTTTGAATAAATGCAGAGAGATGATCAAAAGTGTGGATAAAGATGGAGATGGTATGGTTAACTTTGAAGAGTtcaagaagatgatgatgatttccaaATCTAGGACAGGAATTGTTTCACcttcttaa
- the LOC124916033 gene encoding auxin-responsive protein IAA29-like produces MVSGNQHGSSSGSSPAADEYYCGNSLKRKRQAFEKKNDQLVITPTTTTLPLLSWQHNEEEEDDDFHDHENHSFTTKNDDEEDVGVVGWPPIKSWKRKKCYREQQRRQNGRLVVVGGRMVRSSNYVKVKMEGVTIARKIDLSQYNSFASLSTSLISMFGIRSDIEYRSNYVLTYQDKDGDWLVAEDDYVPWRSLVESVQRLKLQRC; encoded by the exons ATGGTTTCCGGCAACCAACACGGCTCCTCCTCCGGCTCCAGCCCCGCCGCAGATGAATATTATTGTGGCAATAGCTTGAAGAGAAAAAGACAAgcttttgagaagaaaaatgatCAATTAGTGATCACACCCACGACCACGACTCTGCCTCTTTTATCTTGGCAGCataacgaagaagaagaagatgatgactTTCATGATCATGAAAATCACTCTTTCACTACCAAAAA TGACGACGAAGAAGATGTCGGAGTTGTTGGGTGGCCACCAATAAAGTCGTGGAAGAGAAAGAAGTGCTACCGCGAGCAGCAACGCCGGCAGAATGGGCGGTTGGTGGTGGTCGGAGGAAGGATGGTTAGAAGTAGTAATTATGTGAAGGTGAAAATGGAAGGAGTGACAATAGCAAGAAAGATTGATTTAAGTCAATATAACTCATTTGCATCACTCTCCACTTCTTTGATTTCAATGTTTGGAATTAGATCAG ATATAGAATATAGGTCTAATTATGTGTTGACATATCAAGACAAAGATGGAGATTGGTTGGTTGCTGAGGATGATTATGTACCATGGag ATCATTAGTGGAATCAGTGCAACGTCTAAAATTACAGAGATGTTAA